A DNA window from Corynebacterium ciconiae DSM 44920 contains the following coding sequences:
- the alr gene encoding alanine racemase, which produces MDLLTTTIDLEAIAHNTRTLKARAGNAQLIAVVKADAYGHGMAECAAVMAKEGADMFGVATLPEALELVASLQTEGAQQPVLCWLWHPEQDLAAAIAAHVVLGVANLEQVRALIAAAGDQQVRVHVKVDTGLNRSGVDEDEWEEIFNLLAASPKLQVEGIFSHLACADEPGHRSIDEQAECVQRAYECAQRCGLSPTLRHVANSPATLTRPDLYFEAIRPGLALYGISPIAGRDASEWGLIPAMRWTARVTTVKKIQAGEGVSYGLTWRAPCDSVTAVVAVGYADGMPRAVQTRRGESDLWVSIHGHRYRQIGRVCMDQIVVDLGSNPHGVSAGDEAVLMGDGQSAEMTAAELAAAAGTIAYEMVCAPKGRTVRHHLPAGRNNTAQGEKADG; this is translated from the coding sequence ATGGACTTGCTCACCACCACCATTGATCTTGAGGCGATCGCGCACAACACTCGCACGCTCAAGGCGCGTGCCGGAAACGCCCAGCTCATCGCGGTGGTGAAGGCAGATGCTTATGGTCACGGCATGGCGGAATGCGCCGCGGTGATGGCGAAAGAAGGCGCCGATATGTTCGGCGTGGCCACCCTGCCGGAAGCGCTAGAGCTTGTTGCTTCGCTGCAGACGGAGGGTGCCCAACAACCGGTGCTGTGCTGGCTGTGGCATCCCGAACAAGATCTTGCCGCCGCGATCGCAGCTCATGTGGTGCTGGGGGTGGCCAATCTTGAACAGGTGCGGGCACTCATCGCCGCCGCAGGTGATCAGCAGGTGCGTGTGCATGTGAAGGTCGATACGGGGTTGAATCGCTCTGGGGTGGATGAAGACGAATGGGAGGAGATCTTTAACCTGCTCGCCGCGTCCCCCAAGCTTCAGGTAGAGGGGATCTTCAGTCACCTCGCCTGCGCCGATGAGCCGGGACACCGCAGTATTGATGAGCAAGCCGAGTGCGTGCAGCGCGCCTATGAGTGCGCCCAGCGCTGCGGGCTCAGCCCCACACTGCGGCATGTGGCCAATTCTCCGGCCACGCTCACCCGCCCTGATCTGTACTTTGAGGCGATCCGCCCAGGTTTGGCGCTCTACGGCATTTCGCCCATCGCCGGGCGAGACGCCAGCGAGTGGGGGCTGATCCCAGCGATGCGCTGGACTGCGCGGGTCACCACCGTCAAAAAGATCCAAGCTGGGGAAGGGGTGAGCTACGGGCTGACCTGGCGCGCCCCGTGCGACAGCGTGACCGCGGTGGTGGCGGTGGGCTATGCCGATGGGATGCCGCGGGCGGTACAAACCAGGCGCGGGGAATCCGATCTGTGGGTGAGTATCCACGGCCACCGCTATCGCCAGATTGGTCGCGTGTGCATGGACCAGATCGTGGTGGATCTCGGCAGCAACCCGCACGGGGTCAGCGCCGGTGATGAGGCGGTATTAATGGGCGATGGGCAAAGCGCAGAGATGACAGCAGCTGAGCTCGCGGCGGCCGCGGGCACGATCGCCTATGAGATGGTGTGCGCACCGAAGGGGCGCACCGTGCGACACCACCTGCCTGCCGGCCGGAACAACACAGCTCAAGGAGAGAAAGCAGATGGATAA
- the tsaE gene encoding tRNA (adenosine(37)-N6)-threonylcarbamoyltransferase complex ATPase subunit type 1 TsaE, with the protein MDKNWPVSGQVRCEELEDTHAFGERLGRALEAGDLVILHGPLGAGKTSLTQGIARGMEVKGRVTSPTFTIAREHRSRGTGPSLIHVDAYRLLGEASGAVDPVAAMDSLDMDSELHEAVVVAEWGAGLMEQLAEHYLLLSLDRTSAVEEDPDSEARIISWQWH; encoded by the coding sequence ATGGATAAGAACTGGCCTGTCTCTGGGCAGGTGCGCTGTGAGGAACTCGAGGACACCCATGCCTTCGGTGAACGGCTCGGTCGTGCCCTAGAGGCCGGCGATCTGGTGATCCTCCACGGCCCGCTGGGCGCGGGCAAAACTAGCCTCACCCAGGGCATTGCCCGCGGGATGGAGGTAAAAGGTCGGGTCACCTCGCCTACCTTCACCATCGCGCGGGAACACCGCAGCCGTGGGACGGGCCCCAGCCTGATCCACGTGGATGCCTACCGGCTGCTTGGGGAGGCATCCGGGGCGGTGGATCCCGTGGCGGCCATGGATTCTCTAGATATGGATAGTGAGCTGCACGAGGCCGTGGTGGTGGCCGAATGGGGTGCGGGGCTGATGGAGCAATTGGCCGAGCACTATCTCCTCCTCAGCCTTGATCGCACCTCCGCGGTGGAGGAAGACCCCGACTCGGAGGCGCGGATCATTTCGTGGCAGTGGCACTAG
- a CDS encoding MFS transporter: MSTTPAAADPIRWRILGLMLVSVFMSLMSVSIMNVALPSIQAGLGATHTDIQWVLSGYTLVFGAFLVPAGRAGDIFGRAGLFLIGLTVFLSGSTAAGLAPSPNFLVAARLLQGMGAGLMNPQLIGMIQYYFTGKERGRAFGFFGSTVGIAVAIGPVLGGFLIGLGGEDLGWRLTMFVNLPIGMIVLLLGLLWFPRPLASADPVRAADGSYKISSVIRSLDPVGVVLLTSAVLLFLLPFVESKEGLWVWLLLVVSLLLLAGFVRWERSYKASGHAPMVDLDVLAVSSFRNGAALSSLYFMGITSIWVIVAMYFQQGLGYSALVAGSVGIPAALASSVSADWAGRRVIDLGRPLVVGGMLVATTGMILSILVIIGEHRGMVSEWWLVGTLGVVGIGQGSVISPNQTLSLADVPQNYAGSSGAVLQVGQRIGTAIGLAMITAALFALLEHVDWPMAVAGGFGIIVVIMLSATSIGVHDVRQRRAAAD; this comes from the coding sequence GTGAGTACCACCCCCGCTGCGGCAGACCCTATTCGCTGGCGAATCTTGGGGCTCATGCTCGTGTCCGTGTTCATGTCCCTGATGTCAGTGAGCATCATGAACGTGGCGCTGCCCTCCATCCAAGCCGGGCTGGGAGCCACCCACACCGATATCCAGTGGGTACTGTCCGGCTACACCCTCGTCTTCGGCGCCTTCCTCGTACCCGCAGGACGGGCCGGGGACATCTTCGGTCGCGCCGGGCTGTTTCTCATCGGGCTCACCGTGTTTTTGAGCGGCTCCACGGCGGCAGGGCTGGCACCAAGCCCCAACTTCCTGGTGGCGGCACGCTTGTTGCAGGGTATGGGTGCCGGTTTGATGAACCCGCAGCTCATCGGCATGATCCAGTACTACTTCACGGGCAAAGAGCGCGGCCGGGCCTTTGGGTTCTTCGGCTCCACCGTGGGCATCGCCGTGGCCATCGGGCCGGTGCTGGGAGGCTTTCTCATTGGCCTTGGCGGGGAAGATCTGGGCTGGCGTCTAACGATGTTTGTCAATCTCCCCATTGGCATGATCGTGCTGCTGCTTGGCCTGTTGTGGTTTCCGAGGCCTCTCGCCAGCGCCGATCCGGTGCGCGCCGCCGATGGCAGCTACAAGATATCCTCGGTAATCCGCTCCCTCGACCCCGTGGGTGTGGTGCTCTTGACCAGCGCCGTGCTGCTGTTTCTTTTGCCCTTCGTTGAGAGCAAAGAAGGGCTGTGGGTGTGGCTGCTTCTGGTGGTGTCGCTGCTGCTGCTCGCTGGATTCGTGCGCTGGGAGCGCTCCTACAAGGCATCGGGGCACGCGCCCATGGTGGATCTGGATGTGCTGGCCGTGTCGAGTTTCCGTAATGGGGCGGCGCTGTCTTCGCTGTACTTTATGGGCATCACCAGCATCTGGGTGATCGTGGCCATGTACTTCCAACAAGGTCTGGGCTATTCCGCGCTGGTGGCGGGGTCGGTGGGTATTCCGGCCGCCTTGGCCTCCTCGGTGTCGGCGGACTGGGCCGGCAGGCGCGTGATTGATCTTGGTCGCCCGCTAGTGGTCGGCGGCATGCTGGTGGCCACCACCGGCATGATCTTGAGCATCCTGGTGATTATCGGTGAGCATCGTGGCATGGTCAGCGAATGGTGGCTGGTGGGCACCCTCGGTGTTGTCGGTATCGGCCAAGGCAGCGTGATCAGCCCCAACCAAACCCTGTCGCTGGCGGATGTGCCCCAAAACTATGCCGGCTCCTCCGGGGCGGTGCTGCAGGTGGGCCAGCGCATCGGCACCGCCATTGGGCTTGCCATGATCACCGCCGCGCTTTTCGCCCTGCTCGAGCATGTGGATTGGCCCATGGCGGTGGCCGGCGGCTTCGGCATCATCGTGGTCATTATGCTCAGCGCCACCAGCATTGGGGTGCACGATGTGCGCCAGCGCCGTGCCGCCGCCGACTAG
- a CDS encoding methylated-DNA--[protein]-cysteine S-methyltransferase codes for MQATVDTACGGFTLTASPRGITRVSFGADQPIAPASELLRRACAQLQEYAAGTRQTFTVALDLPAHTAFRRHLYAALSAIDYGETISYGHLAARAGHPKAVRAAGTALKLNPLPIFLPCHRVLRGDGSIGGYAGGLELKRQLLRLEGVEIQAGRGHDVRRS; via the coding sequence ATGCAGGCAACAGTAGACACCGCATGTGGCGGTTTTACTCTCACCGCCTCCCCGCGCGGTATCACCCGAGTGAGCTTCGGGGCGGACCAGCCCATCGCCCCAGCCAGCGAGCTGCTTCGCCGCGCCTGCGCCCAGCTCCAGGAGTACGCCGCCGGCACGCGCCAGACGTTCACAGTGGCTCTCGATCTCCCGGCGCACACCGCTTTTCGACGCCACCTCTACGCCGCCCTCAGCGCCATCGACTATGGCGAAACCATAAGTTACGGCCACCTCGCGGCACGGGCAGGGCACCCCAAGGCCGTGCGTGCCGCCGGCACCGCCCTGAAGCTCAATCCGCTGCCGATCTTTCTGCCCTGCCACCGGGTGCTGCGCGGCGACGGCTCCATCGGCGGCTATGCCGGCGGCCTTGAGCTGAAGCGGCAGCTGCTACGGCTCGAAGGCGTAGAGATCCAGGCCGGCCGAGGCCATGATGTGCGGCGGAGCTAG
- the tsaB gene encoding tRNA (adenosine(37)-N6)-threonylcarbamoyltransferase complex dimerization subunit type 1 TsaB: MLCLAIDTSTPTLVAGIVDTLRGELAAELLPECRKHNEVLIPTIQHCAARAGCTLADLDAIVVGCGPGPFTGLRVGMATAAALGDALQIPVHGVVSHDSIAQQLLDATSPPTSLVVATDARRREVYWSRYDHGERVAGPEVHSPAHVAELLDAQPADVLNCPTHIDLAAAAQRVDLSPTPAALVAVADLERSPEPLVPLYLRRPDAAEPAPQPLSPAIPDIDLG; encoded by the coding sequence GTGTTGTGCCTAGCCATCGATACCTCCACCCCCACGCTTGTCGCGGGCATCGTTGATACCCTGCGCGGCGAACTCGCCGCCGAGCTACTGCCCGAATGCCGCAAGCACAATGAGGTGCTCATCCCCACCATCCAGCACTGCGCCGCGCGCGCCGGCTGTACCCTCGCTGATCTCGACGCAATCGTGGTCGGCTGCGGACCCGGCCCCTTCACTGGCCTGCGCGTGGGCATGGCCACGGCCGCAGCCCTCGGCGATGCCCTCCAGATCCCCGTACACGGGGTGGTCTCTCATGACAGCATCGCCCAGCAGCTTCTCGACGCCACCTCCCCGCCCACCAGCCTGGTGGTGGCCACCGACGCCCGCCGCCGCGAGGTCTACTGGTCCCGCTATGACCATGGTGAGCGCGTTGCCGGTCCCGAGGTGCACAGCCCAGCGCATGTGGCTGAGCTTCTCGACGCCCAGCCCGCGGATGTGCTCAACTGCCCCACCCACATTGACCTAGCCGCTGCAGCACAGCGAGTGGATCTGAGCCCCACCCCAGCCGCACTGGTGGCAGTGGCCGACCTTGAGCGCAGCCCAGAGCCGCTGGTGCCGCTGTATTTACGCAGGCCTGACGCGGCGGAGCCGGCGCCCCAGCCGCTCTCCCCGGCAATCCCAGACATCGATCTGGGTTAA
- the rimI gene encoding ribosomal protein S18-alanine N-acetyltransferase codes for MPETLRPLNNEDAPRCAQLEKQLFGSDDPWSEQAFYYEFAGRTIYLGYEDNGVLVGYAGLAMLGPEDDPEFEIHTIGVDPDYRRQGIGTQMLQVFVDVADHYNGPIFLECRTDNTAAVTLYKSYGFFVIDERKNYYQPSGADAYVMQRNPHGAPNPS; via the coding sequence CTGCCCGAGACGCTGCGCCCGCTCAACAACGAGGACGCCCCGCGCTGCGCCCAGCTGGAAAAGCAACTCTTCGGCAGCGATGACCCCTGGAGCGAGCAGGCGTTCTACTACGAGTTCGCTGGCCGCACCATCTACTTGGGCTACGAGGATAACGGTGTGCTGGTGGGCTACGCCGGTCTGGCGATGCTCGGGCCCGAGGATGATCCGGAGTTCGAGATTCACACCATCGGCGTGGACCCGGACTATCGCCGCCAAGGCATCGGCACCCAGATGCTGCAGGTGTTCGTGGACGTGGCCGATCACTACAACGGCCCGATCTTCCTCGAATGCCGCACCGATAACACCGCCGCGGTGACTTTGTACAAGAGCTACGGCTTCTTCGTTATCGACGAGCGCAAAAACTACTACCAGCCCTCCGGTGCCGACGCGTACGTCATGCAGCGCAACCCGCACGGCGCCCCCAACCCCAGCTAG
- the tsaD gene encoding tRNA (adenosine(37)-N6)-threonylcarbamoyltransferase complex transferase subunit TsaD, whose product MSRFICGIESSCDETGVGIIELFDDGRMSVRANVVASSMDQHARFGGVVPEIASRAHLESIQPVMRQALAEAGIDAPDAVAATVGPGLAGALLVGASAAKAYAAAWGVDFYGLNHLGGHVAVANLDGEPLPHCVALLVSGGHTQLLEVRSVGEPMVELGSTVDDAAGEAYDKVARLLRLGYPGGPVIDRLARSGNPKAIAFPRGMRKSAYDFSFSGLKTAVARYVEQAEREGRVIDIPDVCASFQEAVVDVLTAKAVRACRDTGAGVLLLGGGVAANSRLRELAQRRCTSAGIQLRVPPLEYCTDNGVMIAALCAERIRAGAAPSDLSVGTDPSLEVEQPQA is encoded by the coding sequence GTGTCACGCTTTATCTGCGGGATCGAGTCATCCTGCGACGAAACCGGTGTCGGCATCATCGAGCTTTTCGACGATGGCCGCATGTCCGTGCGCGCCAACGTCGTGGCCTCCTCCATGGACCAGCACGCCCGCTTCGGCGGGGTGGTGCCCGAGATCGCCTCCCGGGCCCACCTCGAATCCATCCAGCCGGTGATGCGCCAAGCCTTGGCCGAGGCCGGCATTGATGCTCCCGATGCCGTAGCCGCCACCGTGGGGCCCGGGCTGGCGGGGGCGCTGCTGGTCGGTGCCTCCGCCGCGAAGGCCTACGCCGCCGCGTGGGGGGTGGACTTCTACGGCCTTAACCACCTAGGTGGGCACGTGGCCGTGGCCAACCTCGATGGCGAGCCGCTGCCGCACTGCGTGGCGCTATTGGTCTCTGGCGGGCACACCCAGCTGCTCGAGGTGCGCTCCGTCGGCGAGCCCATGGTGGAACTGGGCTCCACCGTGGATGATGCGGCCGGTGAAGCCTACGACAAGGTCGCTCGGCTGCTGCGGCTGGGCTATCCCGGCGGGCCCGTGATCGATCGCCTGGCCCGCAGCGGCAACCCGAAGGCCATCGCCTTTCCCCGCGGCATGCGCAAATCCGCCTACGACTTCTCCTTCTCTGGGCTCAAAACAGCCGTGGCCCGTTATGTGGAACAAGCCGAGCGCGAGGGGCGAGTCATCGACATCCCCGATGTGTGCGCCTCCTTCCAAGAAGCCGTGGTGGACGTGCTCACAGCCAAGGCCGTGCGCGCCTGCCGCGACACCGGTGCAGGCGTGCTGCTGCTCGGCGGGGGAGTGGCTGCCAACTCGCGGCTGCGGGAGCTCGCCCAGCGCCGCTGCACCTCCGCCGGTATTCAGCTGCGCGTGCCGCCGCTGGAATACTGCACCGACAACGGGGTGATGATCGCCGCGCTCTGCGCCGAGCGGATCCGCGCCGGGGCCGCCCCCTCGGACCTCAGCGTGGGCACCGATCCCTCGCTCGAGGTGGAACAACCCCAGGCCTAG
- a CDS encoding sodium/glutamate symporter — MAGKLLRRFVPVFQKLMIPAPITAGILGLALGPEGLGWIPFSDQLNTYTTMLIAAVFGALPYTMDFSSEVRSGARTMWSVSVSMFLTQWGIFALLGVILFAPLLGTPDWFGAMVPVGFVGGFGVAAAVGGSLENQGQEAAMTLGFTAATVGTLAAVVGGVIIAKWGSSTGKTSQLPDFSKLSDDIRTGWIGQGSERPSVGKATTNPSSIEPIALHVSVVGITVFVGYQIKLLLEALFPVLSVPLFASSFVVGMLGVGFLHLVKAPHFVDKDLVGSISGGFTDYLVVTGVAAIIPAVVADYALALVVLFALALGFCCVYAFVVAPRAFKDPWFERALFGWGWSTASVATAIAILKIVDPNMKSGTLEEFGVAYVGFAPIEIFVIIIAPMLIIGGFIVGFGAATLAAGLVILSLPFIAKRRRSSSGAAASLPRP, encoded by the coding sequence ATGGCGGGCAAACTTCTCCGCCGATTCGTACCGGTGTTTCAGAAGCTGATGATCCCCGCGCCCATCACGGCAGGCATTCTCGGCCTCGCACTGGGGCCCGAGGGGCTGGGATGGATTCCCTTTTCTGATCAGCTCAACACCTACACCACGATGCTTATTGCCGCGGTGTTCGGCGCCTTGCCCTACACCATGGACTTCTCCAGCGAGGTGCGCTCCGGTGCCCGCACCATGTGGTCGGTATCGGTATCGATGTTTCTCACCCAGTGGGGCATCTTCGCGCTTTTGGGCGTGATCCTCTTCGCCCCGCTGCTCGGCACACCGGACTGGTTCGGTGCGATGGTGCCGGTGGGCTTCGTCGGCGGCTTCGGCGTGGCCGCGGCTGTGGGTGGCTCGCTGGAAAACCAAGGTCAAGAGGCGGCGATGACATTAGGCTTCACCGCGGCCACGGTGGGCACCCTAGCTGCGGTGGTTGGTGGTGTGATCATTGCCAAGTGGGGATCATCCACCGGCAAAACCTCGCAGCTTCCTGACTTTTCCAAACTGTCTGACGACATTCGCACCGGCTGGATCGGCCAGGGCAGCGAGCGGCCCAGCGTGGGTAAAGCCACCACGAACCCCTCCTCGATCGAGCCGATCGCCCTGCACGTCTCCGTAGTAGGAATCACCGTGTTCGTGGGCTACCAAATCAAGCTGCTGCTAGAGGCACTGTTTCCGGTGCTTTCAGTGCCGCTGTTCGCCTCCTCCTTCGTGGTCGGCATGCTCGGAGTGGGATTCTTGCATCTGGTGAAGGCCCCGCACTTCGTGGATAAAGACCTCGTGGGATCGATCTCTGGTGGTTTCACCGACTACCTCGTGGTCACCGGAGTGGCGGCGATCATTCCTGCCGTGGTGGCCGACTATGCGCTCGCGCTCGTGGTGCTCTTCGCCCTGGCATTGGGCTTCTGCTGTGTCTACGCCTTTGTGGTCGCGCCGCGCGCCTTTAAGGATCCGTGGTTCGAGCGGGCCCTGTTCGGCTGGGGCTGGTCCACCGCCTCGGTGGCTACCGCCATCGCCATCTTGAAGATCGTGGATCCCAACATGAAGTCCGGCACCCTAGAAGAATTCGGTGTGGCCTATGTGGGATTCGCGCCCATCGAGATTTTCGTGATCATCATTGCGCCCATGCTCATCATCGGTGGGTTCATCGTGGGCTTTGGTGCCGCCACCCTTGCGGCAGGGCTGGTGATTCTGTCGCTGCCGTTTATTGCGAAGCGACGGCGCTCCTCCTCTGGAGCCGCCGCCTCACTGCCTCGCCCCTAG
- the groES gene encoding co-chaperone GroES has translation MANVNIKPLEDRVLVQINEAETTTASGLVIPDSAKEKPQEATVIAVGPGRWGDKDERVQMDVKEGDVVVFSKYGGTELKYDGQEYLLLSQRDILAVIEN, from the coding sequence GTGGCGAACGTAAACATCAAGCCGCTGGAGGACCGCGTCCTCGTCCAGATCAACGAGGCCGAGACCACCACCGCATCCGGTCTGGTTATCCCGGACTCCGCTAAGGAAAAGCCGCAGGAGGCCACCGTTATCGCCGTGGGCCCGGGCCGCTGGGGCGACAAGGACGAGCGCGTCCAGATGGATGTGAAGGAAGGCGACGTCGTGGTGTTCTCTAAGTACGGCGGAACCGAGCTGAAGTACGACGGCCAGGAGTACCTGCTGCTGTCCCAGCGCGACATTCTCGCAGTCATCGAGAACTAA
- the groL gene encoding chaperonin GroEL (60 kDa chaperone family; promotes refolding of misfolded polypeptides especially under stressful conditions; forms two stacked rings of heptamers to form a barrel-shaped 14mer; ends can be capped by GroES; misfolded proteins enter the barrel where they are refolded when GroES binds), whose amino-acid sequence MAKLIAFNQEAREGIQRGVNTLADAVKVTLGPRGRNVVLEKSFGAPTVTNDGVTIARDIDVEEPLEDLGAQLVKSVAIKTNDAAGDGTTTATLLAQALVDEGLRNVAAGSNPIGLNRGIAAAAEKTVELLKARATDVSSAADIANVATVSSRDPEIGEMVAGAMEKVGKDGVVTVEESQSMETTLDITEGVSFDKGFLSPYFITDVDAQRAELDNPLILLVRNKISSLPDFVPVLEKIVESKRPVLIIAEDIEGEPLQMVVVNALRKTLNVVAVKSPYFGDRRKAFMDDLAVVTDATVIDPEVGINLSETEMSHFGSARRVTVTKDQTVIVDGAGSAEAVDVRREQIRREIENTSSTWDKEKAQERLAKLSGGIAVIKVGAATETEVGERKLRVEDAINAAKAAADEGIVAGGGSALVQIAEELKTYAEQFEGEEKIGVLATARALTKPTYWIAANAGLDGSVVVSRTAELDNGSGFNAATLEYGNLIEQGIIDPVKVTHSAVVNATSVARMVLTTEASVVDKPVDPEEQEGGHGHHHHH is encoded by the coding sequence ATGGCGAAGCTCATTGCTTTTAACCAGGAGGCCCGCGAGGGCATCCAGCGGGGCGTGAACACTCTCGCCGACGCCGTGAAGGTTACTCTCGGCCCGCGCGGCCGCAACGTGGTGCTGGAGAAGTCCTTCGGTGCCCCCACTGTCACCAACGATGGCGTGACCATCGCCCGTGACATCGATGTGGAGGAACCGCTGGAGGATCTCGGCGCTCAGCTGGTGAAGTCGGTGGCCATCAAGACCAACGACGCAGCCGGCGACGGCACCACCACCGCGACCCTTCTTGCCCAGGCGCTTGTCGACGAAGGCCTGCGCAACGTGGCGGCCGGATCCAACCCGATCGGCCTTAACCGTGGTATCGCTGCCGCGGCAGAAAAGACCGTGGAGCTGCTCAAGGCTCGCGCCACCGACGTCTCCTCTGCTGCCGATATCGCGAACGTGGCCACCGTGTCCTCCCGCGATCCTGAGATCGGCGAGATGGTGGCCGGTGCCATGGAGAAGGTGGGCAAGGACGGCGTAGTTACCGTTGAGGAGTCCCAGTCGATGGAGACCACCCTCGACATCACCGAAGGCGTCTCCTTTGACAAGGGCTTTTTGTCCCCCTACTTCATCACCGACGTGGATGCCCAGCGCGCAGAGCTGGACAACCCGCTGATCCTGCTGGTGCGCAACAAGATCTCCTCGCTGCCGGACTTCGTGCCGGTGCTGGAAAAGATCGTGGAGTCTAAGCGCCCCGTGCTGATCATTGCCGAGGACATCGAGGGCGAGCCGCTGCAGATGGTTGTGGTCAACGCCCTGCGTAAGACCCTCAATGTGGTCGCTGTGAAGTCCCCGTACTTCGGCGACCGCCGCAAGGCCTTCATGGATGATCTCGCCGTGGTCACTGATGCCACCGTCATCGATCCGGAGGTGGGCATCAACCTCTCCGAGACCGAGATGAGCCACTTTGGTTCCGCCCGTCGCGTCACCGTGACTAAGGATCAGACCGTGATCGTTGACGGCGCCGGTTCCGCCGAGGCTGTGGATGTGCGCCGCGAGCAGATCCGCCGCGAGATCGAGAACACCTCCTCCACCTGGGACAAGGAAAAGGCCCAAGAGCGTCTGGCCAAGCTTTCCGGTGGTATCGCTGTAATAAAGGTGGGAGCTGCTACCGAGACCGAGGTGGGCGAGCGTAAGCTGCGCGTCGAAGACGCCATCAACGCCGCGAAGGCTGCTGCCGATGAGGGCATTGTGGCCGGCGGTGGCTCCGCCTTGGTGCAGATCGCTGAGGAGCTGAAGACCTACGCCGAGCAGTTTGAGGGCGAGGAGAAGATCGGTGTGCTGGCCACCGCTCGCGCATTGACCAAGCCCACCTACTGGATCGCGGCCAACGCTGGCCTAGACGGTTCCGTGGTGGTCTCCCGCACCGCAGAGCTGGACAATGGCTCCGGCTTTAATGCTGCAACCCTGGAGTATGGCAACCTCATCGAGCAGGGCATCATCGACCCTGTGAAGGTGACCCACTCCGCCGTGGTGAACGCCACCTCCGTGGCTCGGATGGTGCTGACCACCGAGGCCTCCGTGGTGGATAAGCCGGTTGATCCCGAGGAGCAGGAGGGTGGCCACGGCCACCACCATCACCACTAA
- a CDS encoding WhiB family transcriptional regulator, protein MPQPSELPGTFTDFWDWQMKGACRGHESSVFFHPDGERGRARLNRENAAKEICHRCPVLKQCRDHALSVGEPYGIWGGLSESERAIILRTR, encoded by the coding sequence ATGCCGCAACCGAGCGAGCTACCCGGCACCTTCACGGATTTCTGGGATTGGCAGATGAAAGGCGCGTGCCGTGGGCACGAGTCCTCCGTGTTCTTCCACCCAGATGGCGAGCGCGGCCGCGCCCGACTCAATCGGGAAAACGCCGCGAAAGAGATCTGCCATCGGTGCCCTGTACTGAAGCAGTGCCGCGATCACGCCTTGAGCGTAGGCGAGCCCTACGGCATCTGGGGCGGGCTCTCGGAGTCCGAGCGCGCCATCATCCTTCGCACCCGCTAG
- the shbA gene encoding RNA polymerase sigma factor ShbA encodes MSGELEEQLAPLVAPAAAGDKRALQHIIRLIHPLVSRYVRARISRNHYPAPEDVIQDVCLAVATALPKYTDHGRPFMAFVYGIASNKVIDAHRAMGRDRLHPTEEVPDSADHSSNPEDVSPSLDGSNEVRALLDLLSDRSREILVLRLFVGLSAEETAEVLNTTAGAVRVAQHRALKQLRKKFEGSTR; translated from the coding sequence GTGTCAGGTGAACTGGAGGAACAGCTCGCCCCGCTGGTTGCGCCAGCCGCCGCTGGCGATAAACGCGCCCTTCAGCACATCATTCGGCTTATTCACCCTCTGGTTTCTCGCTACGTGCGGGCGCGTATCTCCCGCAATCATTACCCGGCCCCCGAGGACGTGATCCAGGACGTGTGCCTGGCGGTGGCCACGGCTTTGCCTAAGTACACGGACCATGGACGTCCCTTCATGGCTTTTGTTTATGGCATCGCCTCCAATAAGGTGATCGACGCACATCGAGCGATGGGGCGGGACAGGCTTCACCCCACCGAAGAGGTCCCCGATAGCGCAGATCATTCCTCGAATCCCGAAGATGTAAGTCCGAGCCTCGATGGAAGTAACGAGGTGCGAGCATTGCTCGATCTATTAAGTGATAGGTCGCGCGAGATCCTTGTTCTCCGCCTCTTTGTGGGGCTGAGCGCAGAGGAAACAGCGGAGGTCCTCAACACCACAGCAGGGGCAGTGCGGGTGGCGCAACACCGAGCGTTGAAGCAGCTGCGTAAGAAGTTTGAAGGAAGCACACGATGA